The Anaerobranca gottschalkii DSM 13577 genome contains the following window.
TACTGTTCCTGAATCTGGTGGTTCTAATAAATTTAAAGTTCTAATTAATGTACTTTTGCCTGCACCACTTAAACCGATAATCCCATAAATCTCCCCTTTTTCGACCTTTAGGTTAATATTTTTTAATGCCTGAATCCGCTCTTTACCATTGGGGTAAGTTTTATTTAAGTTTTTAACTTCCAACACAATTAACCACTCTCCATCTAAAAAAATAATTAAAAATGCCCCTTTCTTAACAGAAAGAGGCACGCAGGAAAAAGCGTATCCTCTTATCTGTCAGACAATTGTTGTCTGCAGGAATTGGCACCGCTGACCTTTCCATGTTTAAAATGGAAAGCGGGTTGCCGGGCTTCATTGGGCCAGTCCCTCCACCTCTCTGGATAAGAGTGCTTTAATATTCAATTTTTACTTTTAATACTTTACCATGATAAAGATAAATTGTCAATAAGGAAATTAAATTTTTATCTTCTATATATAAAAATATTTCCTGATTGGATCATCCTTTGCAGTTTTTTTATGGCATATTCTTTATACTTTTTCCGTGTTATGGGAAATAGTAGGCTAAATCCCAAAGCATCGGTTAGTAAACCAGGGGTTAATAAAAAAGCTCCTCCTATTAAAATAAATAAACCATCTAACAAATTGTGGGCAGGCATTTGTCCCGATGATAAAGCAAATAGGGTATCTTTTAATACCTTTAACCCTTGGTATTTAGCTAAAATTACCCCTAAAAAT
Protein-coding sequences here:
- a CDS encoding FxsA family protein gives rise to the protein MAKLILLFTLVPLVELYLLFRVAEYIGGGTTVLIVALTGFLGVILAKYQGLKVLKDTLFALSSGQMPAHNLLDGLFILIGGAFLLTPGLLTDALGFSLLFPITRKKYKEYAIKKLQRMIQSGNIFIYRR